One Calditrichota bacterium genomic window carries:
- a CDS encoding ABC transporter permease has translation MKQLLAVMKKEIRHLRRDPFMLRMLLISPILQLLILGYAVTFETKHVAIEMCDMDKSSYSRHFIQKIMTNDRFDFVGYTDDVNQLDRDIKQWKTKIGLYFPPDFSEKLIRNGQASVLAYLDAIDGNQAMTAFGYLQKIALEQSVQLIPKSVLLQHIKKDRIVSLNTHFLFNPDLKNDAYMVPGVVVMLLTIVTSFMGALTLVKEKEIGTLEHIMVTPIKKFHLIAGKLLPYLVYAFIQLAVIIKLAQIIFSIGFAGSYWTLYFIAALFLFTTIGIGLIVSTLSQTQQQALFLSWFFMVFSSMLSGFFIPIPNMPQWLQIVTYLNPMRYMMTSMRELFLKGTPLRYLLDQVIPLALLGTSLFVMSIFKFQKKLK, from the coding sequence ATGAAACAATTACTGGCAGTGATGAAAAAAGAAATTCGCCACCTGCGGCGAGATCCATTCATGTTGCGCATGTTGCTCATCTCTCCGATTTTGCAATTGCTCATCTTGGGTTACGCGGTAACTTTTGAGACCAAGCATGTGGCGATTGAAATGTGCGATATGGACAAATCCAGTTATTCCCGGCATTTCATCCAAAAAATAATGACCAATGACCGATTTGACTTTGTCGGTTACACCGACGATGTGAATCAATTGGATCGCGACATTAAACAATGGAAAACAAAAATCGGCCTCTACTTTCCGCCGGATTTCTCCGAAAAATTGATTCGCAACGGACAGGCATCGGTGCTGGCGTACCTCGACGCCATCGACGGCAATCAGGCGATGACCGCTTTCGGCTACTTACAAAAAATCGCGCTGGAACAATCAGTGCAACTCATTCCCAAATCGGTTTTGCTGCAGCACATCAAAAAGGACAGAATCGTCTCGCTGAACACGCATTTTCTGTTCAACCCGGATCTGAAAAATGACGCTTACATGGTCCCCGGCGTCGTGGTGATGCTGCTGACCATTGTCACCTCTTTCATGGGTGCGCTCACTCTGGTGAAAGAAAAAGAAATCGGCACACTGGAACATATCATGGTCACGCCCATCAAAAAATTCCACCTCATCGCCGGGAAACTGCTACCCTATCTCGTTTATGCCTTCATTCAATTGGCGGTCATCATTAAATTGGCGCAGATAATTTTCTCCATCGGTTTCGCCGGATCCTACTGGACACTTTACTTCATCGCTGCCCTGTTTTTGTTCACGACAATCGGCATTGGGCTCATTGTGTCCACCCTCTCCCAGACACAGCAGCAGGCGCTTTTTTTGAGCTGGTTTTTCATGGTTTTCTCTTCCATGCTCAGCGGCTTTTTTATTCCCATTCCCAACATGCCGCAGTGGCTACAAATTGTCACCTATCTCAATCCCATGCGCTACATGATGACCAGTATGCGCGAGCTATTTCTGAAAGGCACGCCGCTGCGCTACCTGCTCGATCAGGTCATTCCGCTCGCTCTGCTCGGCACGTCGTTATTTGTGATGAGTATTTTTAAATTTCAGAAGAAATTGAAATAA
- a CDS encoding ABC transporter permease: protein MALLGIITKEFYHIMRDFRTLIILFLMPLLQMIMFGYALNLEIQQVRITIDDHDHSEYSRQLIRAFQGSNFFKIINDDDQDLEVQFFKRAIRGHLTIPDGFAKSMNENQPTQVDFMIDASNSNDAILIEQYAMQTLLHFKELIGVKQYVPVEINQVFRFNPELKSTYFMVPGLLALLMIMITTMLTSITLVREKEMGTMTLLKISPLHSFEIIIGKVVPYLLLSVLVGTIIILVGVLLFQVPVRGSILLLYFFLFLYCLTGLSFGMMISSLAKTQQVAMLFALMSTILPTLILAGFIFPLASMPKLLQYISYIIPARYFLVIVRGIMLKDNTFIELLKPSLALIGFSSIFIIVSTKKFKTYLEQ, encoded by the coding sequence ATGGCTCTGTTAGGAATTATCACCAAAGAATTTTATCACATCATGCGGGATTTCCGCACGCTGATCATTTTATTTCTCATGCCGCTGCTGCAGATGATCATGTTTGGTTATGCGTTGAATCTTGAAATTCAACAAGTGAGGATCACAATTGACGATCATGACCATTCCGAGTATTCGCGACAGTTGATTCGTGCATTTCAGGGATCGAATTTTTTTAAAATTATCAACGATGATGACCAGGATCTGGAAGTGCAATTTTTCAAACGGGCAATTCGCGGTCATCTGACCATACCCGATGGTTTCGCAAAAAGCATGAACGAAAACCAGCCCACGCAGGTCGATTTCATGATTGACGCGTCCAACAGTAATGATGCAATTTTAATCGAGCAGTACGCCATGCAAACATTGCTTCATTTCAAAGAACTCATTGGCGTGAAACAGTACGTACCCGTGGAAATCAATCAGGTCTTTCGCTTCAATCCGGAGCTCAAAAGTACCTATTTCATGGTGCCGGGTTTGCTGGCGTTGCTGATGATAATGATCACGACAATGTTGACCAGCATCACGCTGGTACGGGAAAAAGAAATGGGAACCATGACACTGCTGAAAATTTCGCCTTTGCACTCTTTTGAAATCATCATCGGCAAAGTTGTCCCTTACCTGCTACTCTCGGTGTTGGTGGGGACCATCATCATTCTGGTTGGCGTGCTTTTATTTCAAGTACCGGTGCGCGGGAGCATTTTGCTGCTCTACTTTTTTCTATTTCTGTACTGCCTCACCGGATTAAGCTTCGGCATGATGATTTCCTCGCTGGCAAAAACGCAGCAGGTTGCCATGCTGTTCGCCTTGATGAGTACGATCTTACCGACGTTGATTCTGGCGGGCTTCATCTTTCCGTTGGCGTCGATGCCAAAACTTTTGCAGTACATCAGCTACATCATCCCGGCGCGATATTTTCTCGTCATCGTGCGGGGGATTATGTTGAAAGACAATACGTTCATCGAACTTTTGAAGCCTTCGCTGGCTCTCATTGGTTTCAGTTCAATTTTCATCATCGTTTCCACCAAGAAATTCAAAACTTATCTGGAGCAATAA
- a CDS encoding ABC transporter ATP-binding protein, producing the protein MSNNALTIQNLTKKFGNFTAVDNISLTVKKGEVFGFLGANGAGKTTTIRMVCALLEPTSGEIELDGLSVLRQPEEVKMRIGYMSQKFSLYQDLTPFENMEFFSEIYNVAPEKLAEEKENLSAELKLNNLDNILTKELPLGYKQRLALRTTLIHDPPILFLDEATSGVDPVGRRQFWDQIYELSAAGKTVFVTTHYMDEAEYCHRLSIMDKGKIVQTGTPAELKDKFNVSSMQDVFLQAIQY; encoded by the coding sequence ATGTCAAATAATGCACTGACGATTCAAAATCTGACAAAAAAATTCGGCAATTTCACGGCTGTAGATAATATTTCCCTGACTGTAAAAAAGGGAGAAGTTTTCGGTTTTTTAGGCGCCAATGGTGCCGGGAAAACAACAACGATCCGCATGGTTTGCGCTCTGCTGGAACCCACATCCGGTGAAATCGAACTTGACGGGCTTTCTGTACTGCGCCAGCCTGAAGAGGTGAAAATGCGCATCGGCTACATGTCACAAAAATTTTCTCTGTATCAGGATTTGACTCCTTTTGAAAACATGGAGTTTTTCAGTGAAATTTACAATGTTGCACCGGAAAAATTAGCCGAAGAAAAAGAGAATTTATCAGCGGAACTGAAATTAAATAATCTGGATAACATTTTGACCAAAGAATTGCCGCTGGGATACAAACAACGGTTGGCGCTGCGCACGACACTGATTCACGATCCGCCCATCTTATTTTTGGATGAAGCCACTTCCGGCGTTGATCCGGTGGGGCGCAGACAATTTTGGGATCAAATATACGAACTGAGCGCCGCCGGGAAAACGGTCTTCGTCACCACCCATTACATGGACGAAGCCGAATATTGCCACCGACTTTCCATTATGGATAAAGGAAAAATTGTCCAGACCGGCACCCCGGCGGAATTGAAAGATAAATTTAACGTTTCCAGTATGCAGGACGTATTTCTTCAGGCAATTCAATATTAG
- a CDS encoding ABC transporter ATP-binding protein — MSEKIVNLENISKKYDNVVALDHVSVSIPAAAIIGFIGADGAGKSTLMKIILTLETADNGSGTVLGSSIETEKRAIRRHIGYMPEIFSLYTDLSVEENLKFFFQIYKIPKSQYNEKMEMLYGFNRLENFKSTLAGHLSGGMKQKLALSCALMHDPKILVLDEPTTGVDPVSRAEFWKMLNQLKSEGKTILISTPYLDEAMQCDYIYLFHQGKILKQGLPAQIISDYEIPFYQIETRDPIPAMKKLQRSQITARFYLIGDTIHCAMRTKAEPSLQGIKKIAGDEISIKKIPPTLEDIFLDLLERSGEINDVK, encoded by the coding sequence ATGTCTGAAAAAATAGTTAATCTGGAAAATATTTCCAAAAAATATGACAATGTCGTGGCTCTCGATCATGTTTCTGTTTCCATTCCGGCGGCTGCAATCATCGGCTTCATTGGAGCGGACGGCGCCGGAAAATCCACGCTGATGAAAATCATTCTCACGCTCGAGACAGCAGATAACGGCAGCGGAACAGTTTTGGGTAGTTCAATTGAAACCGAAAAACGCGCCATTCGACGCCACATTGGTTATATGCCGGAAATTTTTTCCCTGTACACAGATTTAAGCGTCGAAGAAAATTTGAAATTTTTCTTCCAAATTTACAAAATTCCCAAATCCCAGTATAATGAAAAAATGGAAATGCTTTACGGATTTAATCGCCTGGAGAATTTCAAAAGCACACTGGCAGGTCATCTTTCCGGCGGGATGAAACAAAAATTAGCTCTGTCGTGCGCGCTGATGCACGATCCAAAAATTCTCGTTTTGGACGAACCAACCACCGGTGTGGATCCGGTGTCGCGCGCAGAATTCTGGAAAATGTTGAATCAATTGAAATCCGAGGGCAAAACCATTCTCATTTCCACGCCCTATCTGGACGAAGCCATGCAATGCGATTATATTTATCTTTTTCATCAGGGCAAAATTTTAAAGCAGGGACTGCCGGCACAAATCATTTCCGACTATGAAATCCCGTTCTATCAAATTGAGACGCGCGATCCGATTCCGGCGATGAAAAAATTACAGCGTTCTCAAATCACGGCACGATTTTACCTGATTGGCGACACGATTCACTGCGCCATGCGCACAAAAGCGGAACCATCTTTGCAAGGAATCAAAAAAATCGCCGGTGATGAAATTTCGATTAAAAAAATCCCCCCCACGCTGGAAGACATTTTCCTCGATTTATTAGAACGATCCGGAGAAATAAATGATGTCAAATAA
- a CDS encoding HlyD family efflux transporter periplasmic adaptor subunit: MKRIIFLLTLVVMIALLANCSGDKSKSAYTGIVEGKIYSLSSPISDEIIYLPFNEGNEVKAGELVALIDTTSIALQLKQAAAMLAEIKLQQQNGDLQLEQARTSYNYFLDKYKKNIELSKSKAIPTQTLADIKLQLTVNKSKLEMAGLNKKILTEKFDATSYQLQLLQEKLKKAHLRTPVQGVIDKIYYNEGETPPPFSTISDIINLNDVWCYLYVSEVDLANIQIGKQVTVRVDGLKEPLSGTINYINQQAEFTPKTILTPDNRKALVFGVKVSIENKNHVLKPGMAVEVEL, translated from the coding sequence ATGAAACGGATTATTTTTTTGTTGACTTTAGTAGTGATGATAGCGCTGCTCGCCAACTGTAGCGGCGACAAATCAAAATCGGCTTACACCGGCATTGTGGAAGGAAAAATTTACTCACTCAGTTCACCCATCAGCGACGAGATTATCTATCTTCCCTTTAATGAAGGAAATGAAGTAAAAGCCGGCGAACTGGTCGCTTTAATCGATACGACTAGCATCGCGCTGCAGCTCAAACAAGCGGCAGCCATGCTTGCGGAGATAAAATTGCAACAGCAAAACGGCGACTTGCAGCTTGAACAAGCGAGAACTTCCTACAACTACTTTCTCGATAAATACAAAAAAAACATTGAATTATCAAAGTCAAAAGCAATTCCGACGCAGACGCTGGCAGACATCAAATTGCAATTGACGGTGAATAAAAGTAAATTGGAAATGGCGGGATTGAATAAAAAAATTCTCACAGAAAAATTTGATGCGACAAGCTACCAGTTACAATTGTTGCAGGAAAAGCTAAAAAAAGCGCACCTGCGGACGCCGGTTCAGGGAGTCATCGATAAAATTTATTACAATGAGGGCGAGACGCCGCCACCATTTTCCACCATCTCCGACATCATCAATCTGAATGACGTCTGGTGTTACCTTTACGTTTCCGAAGTCGATCTGGCGAACATTCAAATCGGCAAACAAGTCACTGTTCGCGTTGACGGGTTGAAGGAGCCACTCTCAGGGACAATCAATTACATCAATCAACAGGCAGAATTCACGCCCAAAACAATTCTCACGCCGGACAACCGCAAGGCACTGGTTTTTGGTGTCAAAGTGTCCATCGAAAACAAAAATCACGTTTTGAAGCCGGGCATGGCTGTTGAAGTGGAGTTATAA
- a CDS encoding TolC family protein, translating into MKKSLFLLGLTLLFGHAALAQRPVAISVDSLVQAALAIDEQQQILAFEKEKISLDKRKLNSTYLPELNLNGVYNHQSEVAQLSLPFLPVPGGSIQAGVYDQYDFSVQMKALLFDGFSRVHRRHLLNTSLEEQNYRRQYRKKEIQFQVYSQAYQYLYRAQTLQALNNSMARLALQQQRVHALFEQGFASSIDTLDISSRMNDIRLQKISLQSSIRQTLHDLELLSGVSEIDSVIISPQATEFSLPHANDIFSKLGNNFDLQTLNFQSQKLDYLKKQQYSNYLPKMYLAFAYHYGKPGVNFFDDKWMDYWTVGVQFSWNIWRWGRDRASVQQQDYSLRQVSLQKQLLHRATETKAKKYLQQLREFSEQQKLLETMILEKQEKYDLIKQRWEQGQQTTLDVLQAERELTDTEMKKSLVQIQGKMIYLLLNKEVGFSFFRSL; encoded by the coding sequence ATGAAAAAATCACTGTTTTTGCTCGGGTTGACTTTGCTATTCGGTCATGCCGCTCTTGCGCAGCGCCCTGTCGCTATTTCCGTAGATTCACTGGTGCAAGCGGCGCTGGCAATTGATGAGCAGCAGCAAATTCTGGCGTTTGAAAAAGAAAAAATTTCTCTGGACAAGCGCAAACTCAATTCGACTTATTTGCCGGAACTCAATCTTAACGGCGTTTACAATCACCAGTCCGAAGTCGCCCAGCTCTCGCTACCCTTTCTGCCGGTGCCGGGGGGGAGCATCCAAGCCGGCGTTTACGATCAGTACGATTTTTCCGTGCAGATGAAAGCGCTTTTGTTCGACGGATTTTCGCGTGTCCACCGGCGGCATCTGCTGAACACTTCGCTGGAGGAACAGAACTATCGACGGCAATATCGCAAAAAAGAAATTCAATTTCAAGTCTATTCGCAGGCGTACCAGTACCTCTATCGCGCGCAGACATTGCAGGCGCTGAATAACAGCATGGCGCGACTCGCTTTGCAGCAACAGCGCGTACACGCTCTTTTTGAGCAGGGATTTGCCTCGTCTATCGACACGCTGGACATCTCCAGCCGGATGAATGATATCAGGCTGCAAAAAATTTCACTGCAAAGTTCAATCAGACAAACCCTGCACGATTTGGAGCTTTTGAGCGGCGTTTCCGAAATCGATTCGGTAATTATCAGTCCGCAAGCAACAGAATTCAGTCTGCCCCACGCTAATGATATTTTTTCCAAACTGGGAAACAATTTTGACCTGCAGACACTGAATTTCCAGTCGCAAAAGCTCGATTATCTCAAAAAGCAGCAATACTCAAATTATCTCCCCAAAATGTATCTGGCGTTTGCCTACCATTATGGCAAACCCGGCGTCAATTTCTTCGACGACAAATGGATGGATTACTGGACTGTCGGCGTACAATTTAGCTGGAACATCTGGCGTTGGGGACGAGATCGCGCGTCGGTGCAGCAGCAAGATTATTCGCTGCGACAGGTCTCGCTGCAAAAACAGTTGCTTCATCGCGCTACTGAAACAAAAGCAAAAAAATACTTGCAACAGCTCAGAGAATTTTCCGAACAACAAAAATTATTGGAAACAATGATCCTTGAAAAGCAAGAAAAATACGACTTGATCAAGCAGCGCTGGGAACAGGGACAGCAAACCACGCTGGATGTTCTGCAGGCGGAAAGAGAATTGACAGACACAGAAATGAAAAAAAGCCTGGTGCAAATTCAGGGAAAGATGATTTATTTGTTATTAAATAAAGAAGTTGGGTTTAGTTTTTTTCGAAGTTTGTAG
- a CDS encoding TetR/AcrR family transcriptional regulator — MIKSSDETENKIKAAAREIFLEKGKDGARMRAIAERAGVNKALVHYYFRSKEKLYLAVLKDILKEVIARLVNIPEDIPFREFLEQFISSHIDFLNQHKKLLNFILWELREKKDAMQDFVEDVVGNFESVPREVFLKRIHNAIQNKEIKPINPLHFMLNLVSLDIFPFVASPIITSIFELSEDELATILNERKQEIFRLVWNDINNE; from the coding sequence ATGATTAAATCAAGCGATGAAACTGAAAATAAAATCAAGGCCGCGGCGCGGGAAATTTTTCTTGAAAAGGGAAAAGACGGCGCGCGCATGCGGGCCATCGCTGAAAGGGCCGGCGTGAACAAAGCGTTGGTGCATTACTATTTCCGTTCCAAAGAGAAACTCTATCTCGCAGTGCTCAAGGATATTCTGAAAGAAGTCATCGCCAGACTGGTGAATATCCCCGAAGATATTCCATTTCGAGAATTTCTGGAGCAATTTATTTCAAGTCATATCGACTTTCTCAACCAGCACAAAAAATTGTTGAATTTCATCCTCTGGGAATTGCGCGAGAAGAAAGACGCAATGCAGGATTTCGTGGAGGATGTGGTCGGAAATTTTGAATCCGTACCGCGCGAAGTCTTTTTAAAGCGAATCCACAATGCAATTCAAAATAAGGAAATCAAGCCGATTAATCCGCTTCATTTTATGCTTAATCTGGTGAGTCTGGATATTTTCCCTTTCGTGGCATCGCCGATCATTACTTCGATTTTTGAACTGTCCGAAGATGAATTGGCTACCATTTTAAATGAACGCAAACAAGAAATTTTTCGATTAGTGTGGAATGATATTAACAACGAATAA
- a CDS encoding sulfatase, whose translation MSFKEKISRRNFLEKASLMASLPLFPKFSQINFPVPAKINNTKQRNVLLLISDDHGLDQLGYLGNKSVRTPNLDSMAEQGVTFTNAFCVAATCSASRGSILSGLFPHQNGQYGHQHNWHHFSYLPYVKSLPYLLKQNGYRTGLIGKLHVAPDKQLPFDFRVTGKQIMGNRDVKTMADKAGEFFNGNREQPFFLLVGYSDPHRSASGWSKMKNVENFSGFGNEKKYPGIATQKFSPDRVHVPDFLPDIPETRGELADQYQAIQRLDLGIGMILNELKKSGRFEDTLVIYLSDNGIPFPGAKTTLYDSGVRLPMIVMSPTLSKRNFINQALVSYVDLVPTILEWTQSPVPKYSLPGKSFLSILNEKQPKGWDEVYFSHIFHEITMYYPMRGVRTRRFKYIKNLFPELEFPFATDLFISKTWQGILKRSSAMMGKRKVSNYLHRPAEELYDLENDPAESINLAQNPAYAGILEKMRTKVQKMREQTDDHWLINDNYRANKLLYEKIKDLD comes from the coding sequence ATGAGCTTCAAAGAAAAAATTTCACGTCGCAATTTCCTTGAAAAAGCTTCCCTCATGGCTTCTTTGCCACTTTTTCCGAAATTCTCTCAAATCAATTTTCCCGTTCCGGCAAAAATTAATAATACAAAACAGCGAAATGTTTTACTGCTCATTTCCGATGACCACGGACTGGATCAATTGGGCTATTTGGGCAACAAAAGTGTGCGCACGCCAAATTTGGACAGCATGGCGGAGCAAGGAGTAACTTTCACGAATGCTTTTTGCGTAGCCGCTACTTGCAGCGCCAGCAGAGGATCCATTCTTTCGGGACTGTTCCCTCATCAAAATGGCCAGTATGGACATCAGCACAACTGGCATCATTTCAGTTATTTGCCCTATGTCAAGTCTCTGCCCTATTTGTTGAAACAAAACGGTTATCGCACGGGTCTCATCGGCAAGCTTCATGTCGCGCCGGACAAGCAACTTCCCTTCGATTTTCGCGTTACCGGCAAGCAAATCATGGGCAACAGGGATGTGAAAACCATGGCCGATAAAGCCGGAGAATTTTTTAATGGGAATCGCGAACAGCCGTTTTTCCTCCTCGTCGGCTATTCTGACCCGCATCGCTCTGCCAGCGGCTGGAGCAAAATGAAAAACGTGGAAAATTTTTCCGGGTTTGGAAATGAGAAAAAATATCCTGGAATTGCCACGCAAAAATTTAGCCCGGATCGTGTTCATGTTCCTGATTTTCTCCCGGACATTCCTGAAACCAGAGGAGAGCTTGCGGATCAGTATCAAGCAATCCAACGGCTGGATCTGGGAATAGGAATGATTTTGAATGAACTCAAAAAATCGGGCAGGTTTGAGGACACGCTCGTCATTTATCTCAGCGACAACGGCATTCCCTTTCCCGGCGCCAAAACAACTCTTTACGATTCCGGCGTTCGCCTCCCCATGATTGTCATGTCTCCGACCTTATCCAAAAGAAATTTTATCAACCAAGCTCTTGTCAGCTACGTCGACCTCGTGCCAACCATTCTCGAATGGACACAATCGCCAGTGCCCAAGTACTCCTTGCCCGGCAAGTCATTTTTATCGATTCTAAATGAAAAGCAGCCAAAAGGATGGGATGAAGTCTATTTTTCGCATATTTTCCATGAAATTACCATGTACTACCCGATGCGGGGCGTCAGAACCAGACGCTTCAAATATATCAAAAATCTCTTTCCGGAACTGGAATTTCCCTTTGCCACGGATTTGTTCATTAGCAAGACCTGGCAGGGGATCTTAAAACGAAGTTCAGCAATGATGGGGAAAAGAAAAGTGAGCAACTATCTGCACAGGCCTGCGGAAGAACTTTACGATCTGGAAAATGATCCGGCGGAATCAATAAATCTGGCGCAAAATCCGGCTTATGCCGGAATTTTAGAAAAAATGCGAACCAAAGTGCAAAAAATGCGGGAACAAACCGACGATCACTGGCTAATAAATGACAATTATCGGGCGAATAAATTGCTTTATGAAAAAATTAAAGACCTTGATTAA
- a CDS encoding T9SS type A sorting domain-containing protein, protein MFFNPKKNFESQLNLILLFVSLFALTLEMPDKIFAEMSDHEFFQCIDQNFPGLEKVKEALGASDTATAKIELLKYYQQPRDVRYFKLTGKGNKSEADDNLNHYFTFLGIRKYAGAADGTIDWTTKDEKDREWHFDLHRMYWIVNFGKVYASGHDEKYAREWIAELTDWVRDNSPGYPRTLDTGIRLREWVESYQYFVARYASPSISAEDHLLVLKSLIEQARFLKFNWRSEGNWGASETRGLGAVVVMFPEFKFYPDDSWESWRDLVLQRLQHHLSNDFYDDGVQFETSPTYHCIEYSSLFLTYKLMNLNNISADASLTELFVKPLEFIMHIHKPDGFLPQLSDTDRKSYLEMLQEGADIFQRQDMLYAATKGTQGTAPKKTFALFPNGGYAVLRSDWGENQTKYENTKYLAFDFGSNSPWHAHYDILNIVIFANNVSMIRDAGRYTYVSGAWRDYFKGTAAHNTVVIDHENQSSQAVGTLLDAATMPGMDFLAASHDGYDNLTHERRIIFIKPDYWLISDFVHGSGEHFYELFFHLDSPYLNYVTLDPVSKAAITPNFAVVPAETDLTAEIDAGWVSNVYNLKYPAPVIKYQKQGPTPISFETVISPIERNNHIVQVSKKQVTDNAGISVANSFALKVNFSEKTDWIFYSQDNSTALHADNFAFKANIAFVRRDADRAISRIQFYRGKQLVCGDTILVDCNPSLQSLNWFDNCVWAEGQEIDYFKIWAPAVSFVIVNGDTVNFSQQGNYITFSSTAIVRKNNARSSDPANFQLGQSYPNPFNQKLVIPLFLSTPETVQLDIYNLNGQKIKTLLNCGLASGAHKIIWDGSRSSGKLASSAIYLIRLKIGDKIFVKRAVLLK, encoded by the coding sequence ATGTTTTTTAATCCCAAGAAAAATTTTGAAAGTCAACTCAATCTGATCCTGTTGTTCGTCTCACTCTTTGCTCTGACCCTGGAAATGCCTGACAAAATATTTGCAGAAATGAGCGACCACGAATTTTTTCAATGCATCGATCAGAATTTTCCGGGATTAGAGAAAGTAAAAGAAGCCCTGGGCGCGAGTGACACGGCAACGGCAAAAATCGAGCTGCTGAAATATTATCAGCAGCCCAGAGATGTCCGCTATTTTAAACTGACAGGAAAAGGCAACAAATCCGAAGCCGATGATAATCTGAACCACTATTTCACTTTTCTCGGCATCAGAAAATACGCCGGCGCAGCGGACGGCACCATTGACTGGACAACAAAAGATGAAAAAGATCGGGAATGGCACTTTGATTTGCACCGCATGTACTGGATCGTTAATTTTGGTAAAGTGTATGCCTCCGGTCACGATGAAAAATATGCGCGCGAATGGATTGCCGAGCTGACGGACTGGGTGCGCGATAATTCACCCGGCTATCCGCGCACTCTGGATACGGGGATTCGACTCCGGGAGTGGGTGGAATCATATCAATATTTTGTCGCCCGGTACGCCTCTCCTTCAATTTCCGCAGAAGATCATCTTTTGGTATTGAAATCGCTGATTGAACAGGCGCGATTTTTGAAATTCAACTGGCGGAGCGAAGGGAACTGGGGCGCCAGCGAAACCCGTGGCCTCGGCGCCGTAGTTGTCATGTTTCCTGAGTTCAAATTTTACCCCGATGACAGCTGGGAAAGCTGGCGCGATCTGGTTCTGCAAAGATTGCAGCATCATTTGTCAAATGATTTTTACGATGACGGCGTCCAATTTGAAACCAGTCCGACCTATCATTGCATTGAATATTCGAGCCTGTTTCTCACTTACAAATTAATGAACTTGAATAATATTTCTGCTGACGCCTCCTTAACCGAGCTCTTCGTGAAGCCATTGGAATTCATCATGCACATCCACAAACCCGATGGTTTTCTACCGCAGCTTTCTGACACTGACCGTAAAAGCTATCTGGAAATGCTTCAGGAAGGCGCTGATATTTTTCAGCGGCAAGATATGTTGTACGCTGCCACAAAAGGTACGCAGGGAACGGCTCCGAAAAAAACCTTTGCTCTTTTCCCAAACGGTGGATACGCTGTTTTGCGCAGTGATTGGGGAGAAAATCAGACCAAATATGAAAACACAAAATATCTGGCGTTCGATTTTGGTTCTAACTCCCCTTGGCATGCACATTATGACATTTTAAATATCGTCATTTTTGCAAATAACGTTTCGATGATTCGAGACGCGGGACGTTACACTTACGTTTCCGGCGCATGGCGGGATTATTTTAAAGGCACCGCAGCGCACAATACCGTTGTCATCGATCACGAAAATCAATCATCGCAAGCAGTGGGAACGCTATTAGATGCGGCAACAATGCCGGGCATGGATTTTCTGGCAGCGTCACATGACGGCTACGATAATTTAACTCATGAGCGGCGCATAATTTTTATCAAACCGGATTATTGGCTGATTTCCGATTTTGTGCATGGCAGTGGCGAACATTTTTACGAATTATTCTTTCATCTGGATTCCCCCTATTTAAATTACGTAACTCTTGATCCGGTGTCAAAAGCGGCAATAACGCCCAATTTCGCTGTTGTTCCTGCGGAGACTGATCTCACAGCGGAAATCGATGCTGGTTGGGTGTCCAATGTGTACAACTTGAAGTATCCGGCGCCAGTAATTAAATATCAAAAACAAGGACCTACGCCAATTTCTTTTGAAACAGTGATATCGCCAATCGAGCGAAACAATCACATTGTCCAAGTCAGCAAAAAGCAGGTGACGGACAACGCCGGCATCTCTGTTGCCAACAGTTTTGCGCTAAAAGTTAATTTTTCTGAAAAAACCGACTGGATATTTTATTCGCAAGATAATTCAACTGCGCTTCATGCGGACAATTTTGCGTTCAAAGCCAACATCGCATTTGTCAGACGAGATGCCGACCGCGCTATCTCCAGAATTCAATTTTATCGCGGCAAACAGCTCGTTTGCGGAGACACAATTTTGGTGGACTGCAATCCTTCGCTACAAAGCCTGAACTGGTTTGATAATTGTGTCTGGGCTGAAGGCCAGGAAATAGATTATTTTAAAATCTGGGCGCCCGCCGTTTCTTTCGTGATCGTGAATGGCGACACAGTAAATTTTAGTCAACAAGGCAATTACATTACCTTTTCTTCGACAGCTATCGTTCGTAAAAATAATGCCCGATCTTCTGATCCCGCCAATTTTCAATTGGGACAATCTTACCCCAACCCTTTTAATCAAAAATTAGTCATTCCCCTTTTTTTGTCGACTCCCGAAACTGTTCAACTGGACATTTACAATTTGAATGGTCAAAAAATAAAAACTTTGCTTAATTGCGGATTAGCGTCGGGCGCGCACAAAATAATCTGGGATGGCAGCCGATCATCCGGGAAGTTAGCGAGTTCAGCGATTTATCTGATTCGTTTGAAGATTGGCGACAAAATATTTGTCAAAAGGGCTGTTTTGCTGAAATAA